In Corylus avellana chromosome ca2, CavTom2PMs-1.0, the following proteins share a genomic window:
- the LOC132169582 gene encoding uncharacterized protein LOC132169582: MAPKNSSSASTNPPPSDASSIKLECGRAIASLQSGNHTEALKLIKDSISRHSGRNNNDNPYNSVILHHTHAAIHFKTASLLGDSNTKQEHLKYAADSAMEALAFSPNSISLPLLYAQVLFVLVALDGKNGYQEVIKECKRALIIEDPVDPLKDSFFPEEEFKGSSQELRVENVKQELRKLIAKCKNIGSENLNMEIKDVMERVRKVEADIVATRFLQQRNLSTFGLPSLERVMTYWKNAMSVEMKWGLLKVSIKELTAHFSKNTLAKAVLKEAVDFAKEEKKWIFWVCCCCGERFGDCELTMEHLKGKHMENLSQRLQANIPKEIGDEWIKMIENGVWKPVDLLASVKVMENESRFGDPIDKEGDPEVFLIEIDENQKWPLCEDSERRGILERIRGLLQLFLRNRCFSVGHLQKLMRYALEELKTHIPESQIENHGLDKTLLCICFLDAPRLCTVHEFVETLASSCGLYYTAEESVLDSEQAFCVKERIVFSSNFSCLLLDERLLRGELIPSTYQDAIADDGTAVTSTVDVRQNAELPDGVAFVTWLLTGSAIGERLQAWASLRETRNNQVMELFKILKMEFNHFQKMCWKKHVRMLCWKVLMELESICEEEQKKREQSSEPDPQSHASLLSKLQRHVDAVADTIEFTITKSKLKSISGILKQGQADIIFIKETIFNLKLGLSKEFHILDGLILVRKAIMRQTELKIGVASAYDYRPIIVHLLKSFMQATSRSEEHLPLHHENAEHYSDPEIGIPISTDELKQHTEEEKMDGAIAKNVAEGMPLVFSKQSEIFDNKSSTLSPCNYSPQQSLLEDALKSFMQLTGQSTAQMPQSHLSLEDALNAFRQTVNQCILELKNSTMVNNQAIQELKDATMVNTQEIASFGVLCFAGR; encoded by the exons ATGGCCCCAAAGAACAGCTCCTCTGCTTCCACCAATCCTCCACCGTCTGATGCTTCTTCCATCAAGCTCGAATGTGGGCGCGCCATCGCTTCCCTTCAGAGTGGAAACCACACCGAAGCGCTCAAACTCATCAAAGACTCAATTTCCCGCCACAGCGGCAGAAACAACAACGACAACCCGTACAACTCTGTCATTCTCCACCATACACACGCCGCCATTCACTTCAAAACCGCTTCTCTTCTTGGCGATTCTAACACAAAACAGGAGCACCTCAAATACGCCGCCGACTCGGCCATGGAAGCTTTAGCTTTCTCCCCGAATTCAATCTCCTTACCACTTTTATACGCCCAAGTTCTCTTCGTGTTAGTAGCACTCGACGGAAAGAATGGCTACCAAGAAGTAATAAAAGAATGCAAGCGCGCTTTGATTATAGAAGACCCAGTAGACCCTCTTAAAGATAGCTTCTTCCCAGAAGAAGAGTTCAAAGGTTCGAGCCAAGAATTGCGAGTAGAGAATGTGAAACAAGAACTCAGGAAGTTGATAGCGAAATGCAAGAATATTGGAAGTGAGAATTTAAACATGGAAATTAAGGACGTAATGGAGAGAGTGAGGAAGGTAGAGGCTGATATTGTGGCGACGAGGTTCTTACAGCAGAGAAATCTTTCGACATTTGGGTTGCCTTCGCTTGAGAGAGTTATGACTTATTGGAAGAACGCTATGAGTGTTGAAATGAAGTGGGGATTATTGAAAGTGAGTATCAAAGAGCTTACAGCACATTTTAGTAAGAATACGTTGGCAAAGGCAGTTTTGAAGGAAGCAGTAGACTTTGCTAAGGAGGAGAAAAAATGGATTTTCTGGGTGTGCTGTTGTTGCGGGGAGAGGTTTGGAGACTGTGAACTGACCATGGAGCATCTTAAGGGTAAGCATATGGAGAATCTGTCACAGAGATTGCAGGCTAATATACCAAAAGAAATTGGTGATGAGTGGATTAAGATGATTGAAAATGGTGTTTGGAAGCCCGTGGATCTCCTTGCCTCGGTTAAGGTAATGGAAAACGAGTCAAGATTTGGTGACCCAATTGATAAAGAAGGTGACCCTGAAGTTTTTCTGATCGAAATTGATGAAAATCAGAAGTGGCCATTGTGTGAGGATAGTGAGCGCAGGGGGATCCTTGAGAGAATTCGTGGACTATTGCAATTGTTTCTGAGAAACAGATGCTTTTCAGTGGGACACCTCCAGAAGTTGATGAGATATGCCTTGGAAGAACTGAAAACTCACATTCCAGAATCCCAAATTGAGAATCATGGACTGGACAAAACACTCCTCTGTATATGTTTTTTGGATGCTCCCCGGCTTTGCACAGTCCATGAATTCGTAGAAACGCTGGCTTCTTCTTGTGGCTTGTATTATACTGCAGAGGAGAGTGTTTTAGATTCTGAACAGGCATTTTGCGTTAAAGAGAGGATAGTTTTCAGCAGTAACTTCTCTTGTCTCCTTTTGGATGAGAGATTGTTGCGGGGAGAGCTAATTCCCAGTACATATCAAGATGCCATTGCTGATGATGGAACTGCAGTAACTTCTACTGTTGATGTTCGTCAAAATGCTGAGCTGCCTGATGGTGTTGCTTTTGTTACTTGGTTATTGACGGGTTCTGCCATTGGGGAGCGGTTGCAGGCATGGGCAAGCCTGAGAGAAACCAGAAACAATCAAGTAATGGAGCTtttcaaaattcttaaaatggaatttaaccattttcaaaaaatgtgttggAAAAAACACGTTCGTATGCTATGCTGGAAAGTGCTTATGGAGTTGGAGAGCATATGTgaggaagaacaaaagaaaagggagcaAAGTTCAGAGCCTGATCCACAAAGTCACGCATCCCTCTTGTCGAAGCTGCAGAGGCATGTTGATGCCGTGGCAGATACCATTGAGTTTACAATCACTAAGTCGAAGTTGAAAAGCATTTCGGGAATCCTGAAACAAGGACAAGCAGAcataattttcataaaagaaaCAATCTTTAACCTGAAACTGGGGTTGAGTAAAGAG TTTCACATACTTGATGGTTTGATCCTGGTGAGAAAAGCTATCATGAGACAGACTGAGCTGAAAATTGGCGTTGCATCTGCTTATGACTACCGGCCTATAATTGTGCACCTGCTCAAGTCATTTATGCAG GCAACAAGTAGGAGTGAGGAGCACCTTCCCCTCCACCATGAAAATGCAGAACATTATTCAGATCCAGAGATTGGTATTCCAATAAGCACTGATGAACTAAAACAACACACAGAGGAAGAGAAGATGGATGGAGCCATTGCAAAGAATGTAGCAGAGGGTATGCCGCTCGTCTTCTCTAAGCAGTCTGAGATT TTCGACAACAAATCTTCTACCCTTTCACCTTGCAATTATTCTCCTCAACAATCTTTGTTGGAAGACGCTCTCAAATCCTTCATGCAACTAACCGGCCAATCCACCGCTCAAATGCCACAATCACACTTATCGTTGGAAGACGCACTCAATGCGTTCAGGCAAACAGTCAACCAGTGCATACTAGAGCTTAAGAATTCCACCATGGTCAATAACCAAGCCATTCAAGAACTCAAGgatgccaccatggtcaacacTCAAGAAATTGCAAG ttttggtgttttatgtTTTGCAGGTCGTTGA